In Dehalococcoidia bacterium, the genomic window TGCGCCTTTACGATATCGGTGAACGGGCCAGCCTCGTTGGTAAAGCGCTTGCCCTTCTTGTTCACGATCATGGAGCCGGGAAGCGAGCGCTCCACCAGTATCATCATGGGCAGCGGGGCTCCGGGTACAAGCGACGTCGGTATCCACCACGCCTCCTCCATTGCTCCCAGGGCCGCCCCTGCTTCGATACCCATGCCCACGGCGTCTCCCGCATTCTCCGGGCAGGCCACCGTCCATTTATCGCTTATAGGTTTTCGACTGTATTTATCCCTCATCGCTGCGTTACGCGGATAACCGCCGGAGGCGATGATAACACCCTTGTCGGCCTTTATCGTTATCGACTTCCCTTCCCTCTCTGCTTCGACCCCGACGACGCGGCCGCCATCGACGATGAGCCGTTTAGCTGCGGTATTCAGCCACAGCGGCACTTCGCGCTCAGCCAGCGACAGGCGCAGGCGGCCGATGGCCGCGTTGCCCATGTTCAGGCGTGTATCGGTCTTGGAGAAAGTGCGCATCGGGTTCAGCGCATACAGGGCGATATTCTTAAATGCCGCTTTGCGCCCGCGCATCGACGTGTCCAGCAGGACATGGGCGTCGTACAGGCTGACCATGATGCGCCCGAAGACCAGCACCTGCGGGTGCAGGCCGCGTATCTGCGCCCGAAGTTTACCGAGCTTCCAGCCGTTGAAGGGCACCGGCTCTATGGTGCGGCCGCCCTGAGACTTGGCCCCCGCGGCGTCGGCATAGAAATCGGAGCTGCCGTGCACCACGCGGTAGCGCGCCCGGCTGTGCTCCTCCAGCCATTTAACGACCTCCGGCGCGTTTTCGACGTAGGCGCGCATACGATCCTCGGGGACTTTGCCGCCCGTTATCGCCTTGAGGTAAGCCAGTCCCTCATCCGACGAATCGCTCAACCCTTCCTGCTTCATCAGGTGATTGTTCGGCACCCACATTGCGCCCCCGGACATGGCCGTCGAGCCACCGTAAACGGAGCCTTTCTCTATTATGAGAGCTTTGCTGCCCAGATGGCTGGCAGCGAGGGCCGCGACCATGCCGCCGCCGCCCGAGCCGATAACCAGGATATCAGTCGTATATTCCCATGCCTGCGCCATAGCGGCCTCCCTTGCGAGCGTCGTTCCCGAATAGCGTAAAGGGGCATACAACGTTTGTCAATTCCGAGGGATGAAAACAGTAGGGGCAATTCATGAATTGCCCCTACATATCAATCTCAATAAAAACGACGGTTATCCCAGCCCGTAAACCACCTCGTTGGCCTCACGGATGGCCTTGTCGATGAGGCCCAGTCCGGAGACGTCGCCCACGGTGAACGAAGCGGGCACAAAACCCTTGCATGCCTCGTACAGCTCGGTCTTGGGATCGATGGTGCCGGCGATGATCACCGTATCGGCCCGGATCATGTGCTCCGCATCGCCGTACTCCGGCTTGAACCACACGCCTTCCTTCGTTATTCTGGTGACCTCACAATTCGTATGCATGGTGACGCCCACATCTCGCAGGCGCTCGATGTGCTCGGCGCGCCGCTTATCCCCGACCTCGGGCGCCAGCACCTCGGGCGAATCGATGACCGCCACGGTGCGCCCGCGCTGAGCGATGAACTCGGCGGACTCGATAGCCGCCAGGTCCGCGCCCACGACCACGACTCTGTTGCCGATGAGCGGCAGCCAGGACTGCGTCATGTTCTGGATGCGCTGCGGTGTAATCATCTTCTGCATGAGCCCGCCGCCGACCCCGAGCCCGACCTTCATCCAGGCCGGTATCTTCCCGGCGCCGTCCTTGGGCACTTCGCCGTACATCATCTTGTGCAGCATGGGCCCGGTGATGACATGAGGCAGGTCACTGCCCTCGATCTGCGGCGTGACCACTTTGCCGCCGCTGGCATCGATAAGGACATCGGGCTGCTCGCGCTTGACCATATCCGGCGTCACCTCGACGCCTAGCTTTATGTCAATAGGGAGCTTCTTGATCTGTACCATGAGATAATCGAGAAGAGTCTCGTTATCGGGATGCACCGTGCAGGCGGTGACCAGCGCCCCACCCAGCCTCTTGTGCCTGTCGTAGAGCGTAACCTTGTGCCCGCGCGCGGCTGCCACACGGGCCGCCTCCATGCCGCCGGGACCCGCGCCCACGATCGTTATCTTCTTAGGATTAGCCGTCTTGCCGTCGATGGGCCACTCCTCCTCCTTGCCCATGCGCGCGTTGACAGCGCAGTGCACGTCCTCCAGCTTCATCAGCGAGTCCACGCAGGTGAGACAGCGCACGCAGTGGCGGATATCGTCGAGCCTGTCCTCCATTATCTTCTTCGTCAATTCCGGATCGGCCAGGAACGGCCGCCCCATAACAACGGCGTCGCACCACCCTGCCTGCAACAATTGCTCGGCATAAACAGGGTCGTGTATGCAGCCCACCGGCATCACAGGCACGGAGACGACCTCCTTTATGGCGTGCGCCGCCGGCGCGTTGAAGCCGCACTTATAGTTGGCACCTGCTATGATCTGATCGACGAGGGAGGAGATAACGCCGCCGGAGACGTGGAAGCAATCCACGCCCGCGGCCTCGATCATCGGGGCGATGCGCTGAGTGTCCGTCATATCGCGTCCGTTGGCGCCGCCGATGTTCTCATCGCCGGAGATGCGCACCGTCATCGGGAAGTCCCTGCCGACGACCTCCCTGATGCGCTTGATGGTATCCAGCGACAGCTTCAGCCGCCCCTCCATGGTATGGCCGACATAAGGCCCCTCCTCGCGCTTGTTGCGCAGCGGCGAAAGGAAGGAACCGAGCAAACAATAGTTATGCGCCATATGCACTTCGATGCCGTCGTATCCGGCTTCGCGCGCCCGACGCGCCGCCTGGGCGAACATCTCGATAAGCGCGGGAAGCTCGTCGTCCGCCAGCTCGCGGCAGACCTGCTGCGTGGACTCGGAGCGGTTCACCGAGGGCCCGATGCAGGGGTGGCCCTCAAGGAAGGGAGCCAGCGACTCGGGGCCGGGGTGCGTGAGCTGGGGGATTATCTTGGCGCCGTACTGGTGCACGGCATCGGTGAGCCGCTTGTGCTTCTCTATCTGGAAATCGCTGTGCAGGCCTACCGAAAGCGGCTGGTACCTGTGCAGCGGATCCACGGAGTTCATTTCGGTGACGATAAGGCCGACGCCATTTTTCGCACGTTCGGCCCAGTAATTTATCTGCCTGTCCGACGGCGTCTCGTCCGGGTTGGCCCAGACCAGCGTCATCGGCGACATGACCAGGCGGTTCTTTATCTCTATAGAGCCGAACTTCCAAGGCGACATCAGCATGCTTAGCTTCGGTCCGCCGCTTACCTTCTTCACCTCCGGCGAAGCCGTCACGCTTTGCACCTGTCGAGCGCCGCCGCCCTCTTTCGGAGCCCGGACCTCGGCCGTCTTGGCTTGCGGGGCCGCCGCAGCCTGTCCCTCGAAATCAGTGAAATCGGCTATCTTATTGCAGAACTCGACCGTCGGCTGGCTCGGCTTGTAAGCCTGCAAGGGAATGAGTTTCGCCATTTTGCCGGAGAGCTTGATATGGCGCTTGATGTAGCCGCGCATGCCCACGGACCAGTCGTTGAGCACCAGTATCTTATAGGCATATTCGGCCGGCATGGACATGTCCACATCGCCGCCCTCGACGAAGCCCTTCTGGATGATGCCCCTGTTCATGGCCATCCTGACCTCTCCCCTGGAAGTCCGTACGGTGAGATTCACCGTAACGCTGGTCAGGGAGTCCGGCATCTGCAGGTCGCCGGCGCTCTTGTACATCTCGGTAACTTTACTGAACCACTCATCCGACAGAAACTCAACCATTTTCATTCCTCCTTAAGCCATTGACTAAGAGCCATCGCCTGAGAAATAATGTAGCATCGACAATAAGTGAGCGACACGACCGCTATATTTTCTACGGTCGACGCTGTATAGTCAAGGGGCCCAAAGCGTTCAAAATGCTAACCCTGAGGGGAGGGCGAAGTCGGCTCGACGCTATAACCGCAAGGGCGAGGTGCCCTCGCCCCTACTTAGCAAAAGGGAAGTCCAGAGGGAGCACCCTCTGGCGGGGGTTTGGGGGTGTCCCCCAATTCTCTTTAAGTCCCCCAACGTATAGGGAACTACCAGGGGGTTCGGATATTGTTTCCCCCTTCCAGGGGGATATTAGGGGGATTGATCCCCTTTCATTAACAATAATTTGAGGAGGAAGTGCATGGACAAGGATAAGATAATCGCGCTGGTTAACGCATCGCCGGACCTGGTGGGCAAGCACGACCGCGAGGGCTGGCTCAATCTTTTTTCAACTAACGCAATCGTGCAGGACCCGGTGGGCGCAGGACCCAACCGCAAAGGTAAGGACATGCGCAAGGGAAAGGACGCCCTGGGCCGCTTCTACGACATCTTCATCGGGCCCAACACCATAAAGTTCGATGTGCACCAGGACATCGTCGTCGGCGACGAGATGATGCGCGAGGTCTCGATAAACACCACCCTGCCCAACAGTGCCATCACCATAGTGCACTGTTTCCTCCTCTATAAAGTAGTCGAGGAGGGCGGCCAGCTCAAGATAGAGAGCCTGCGCGCGCACTGGAACTTCGGCAAGAACGCTATATCGCTTATGACGAAAAACGGGCTCAAAGGCATGACCGGCTCCGCAATGCAGTTCTATACCATGATCAAGGTGCAGGGACTGAAGCGAATCATTGAGTACCTGGGCGCCATGTACAAGGGCATACTCGGTAAGGGTATCAAATCAGCCAACGCCTTCGCCGCCGCCGTCAATGCTAAAGACGAGGCCGCCTTCACAAAGATGTTCGACTCCGGTGCGACGATCGAATTCCCTGTGGGCAGCAAGGCCATACCAGCGAGCGATTTCCTCAAGGGGGCTGGCAAGGACGTGAAGCTGGAGATCAAGAACCTGCGCTCGGGAGGTTGGTTCACCTCGGGGTCGGTCGACGTGACCGCGGGGGGCAGCTCGAAGCACGGGGCGGTGTTCTTTGAGTTCAGCCCAAAGACCAAGAAGATTATCAGCGCGCGGTTCTTCTGGAATTAGTGAAATATTCTCTAGCCGATAAAATTTCAGGGGTACGGCGTGCCGTACCCCTACCTATTTTCACAGGATAAATATTCTGATAACAGCTTATCTATAAACGTCCATGTTCGACAGGCGTGTCTCGCCGAGGCCTTCGTAAATCCTCTCCCTGGCAGCGACGTAATCCGAGAAGGCCACCTTCTGCGCGGCGGGCTGCCTGACCCACTTATCGGTGAGCCAGTTAGTGATAGCCCTCGAAGTTGAAAATATCTCCTCAGGGTTGATCAACAGAACCTGATCCTCGTTGGTGGAGACGAGGTTTTCGTAATGTCTGCTGAAATCAGCGTCATCGGTAATGATGCCCACACCGGCGCATAGAGCCTCCAGGGCCAGGTTGGATACCGGCGAATGGGGTTCCGGTTTCTTGAGGACAAACAACGCATCGAGACCGCTCAGGAAGGACGGCATCTGCCACGGCGCCATGAACCCGGGCCAGTTGAACTCCCTTATCGTGTTCCTGCCCAGCAATTTCTGTATCTCCTCCAGTCCGAGGCCCTGGTGCACCAGCGTGCAGTTGAAGTCATCGACAAGGTTGTGCATAAGGTCGCAAATATGCTGCATACCCTTGCGGTCCCAGTAGTAGTTGACCTTGCCCGCGGCGGCGATGTGCTTTCTATCTCCGCCGGTGTAAGGAAGAACGAAGGATTCGGCATCGACAACGTACGGATTCAGCACATGGGTATTGCCGTTGAGCGGCCTGAATACGCCGGCATAACGTTCGTCCGTCACCACGGCATCGGCGCACTTGATCGCCCCCTGCAGAAGTGCTTTAAATAGACCTTTCTTAAAGAATTCCTCCATATCCGATACGCCGTGGCGCGCCACATGTTTCACTCCGGTAATGCGCTGAGCTACGTGACCGACCATGCCGTAAGGCGCGAGGTATCCCGTATCGAGTATTTCGATATTATGCTTCGCTATTACATCGAGAGTCAGATCCAGGAGCGCCAGGGGCTGTTCATCGTATTCCGGTATGTGCCAGGGGATTTCTTGCTCGGAGCGATGTATGAATAAGTTCGGCAGTTTCTCGGCAGGCTCGCTCTCGTTCATTATCTGATAGGAGCCGGACGCCTCCCACGCGTCGGCGATTATATGGACATCATGCCCCCTCTTAGCCAACCCTCGCGCCATCCAGTAGGTCGCAGACGCGCTGCCGCCTTCGATGGGGTAATACTTTCCGAGGAACGCGATTCTCTTAGACATCCGGAATCAATTCTTTTCAGCCGTAACGCCCCGCGCGGGTCAACCCATAAATATCTGCACGATATAAATGCATCCGTTCTTGATAACGCAGCCTATTCCCGTGCTGGTGTAAACCGGATTGAGGATATTCCTTTTGTGCCCTTCCGACCTCATCCATCCGTCGAATATGTTTTTGATGACGCGCCTGTTGTAGACCTTGCTCGGATACTTGCAACAGTTCTCCCCCACATACGAGTTGCCCACCATCTTATTTATGAAACGCGCCCTCCTCTTGAAACCGAAATGGGTTATGGTTTTCCTCTCGGCCATGTAGTTAACGTGGCGCCAGGCGATCTTATCCAGCAGTTCCATCCTGTACAAAGGATGTACGTTGTTCTCGCCACGCCTGTCGTTGATCTCTTCTATCACAAGCCTCTTGGGATTCACCAGTGTATCAAGCAGCAGCATTTCTTCTTCTCTTACATTCTATAAAACATTAGAACAGGATAATACATGCCGGGGGTTTTGAAAAGACTTACCCGCCGACATATCGACATATATGGTTAGAATCGATAATCATATGTTGGACAGATTTGTGTAGTCGCCTTTCTCCGGGCTTGTTGCTGGCCTGGCGGAATTAAGCCTGGCCCTATCTTCCACGGCCCTGGCAATATCTATGCCGAGGGCATCCGCGAAAATCAGGCAGCATATGAATAAATCGGCCAGATCGCCCTCCAGCTTCGCCCTATTCTCCGCGTCAACATCCGTCCCGCCCTGCTCGCCTTCCGAAACACGCTGAAATTGCTCCAGCAGTTCCGAGGCCTCCTCCGCTATAGCGACGGCCACATCCCCGGGGTTGCGATACCTGTCCCATTCCCTGTTACTCACGAACGACTTCACCATATCCCTTATATCCGACATGGCAGCGCTTTCATCTGATATGCTGCCGAAGGTGTCGCTGGAACCGCTGCTAGCGCAGCTTTTGCAGGGCTGCTGCGCCAATTCGCTGAACCGGCGTTCTATCTCATCTCTCGAAACGCGGCCGAATATGCCCGATTCAAACGAATGCCACTCAATATGACCGCATGTGTGAACGATGGAACGATTCAGCATTGTTCTCCCTCCTTTATCCCACCATGAACGATCCGATTCCCACGGCGATGAGGCTGCCCTCCTCGTTCTTTAGCTCCATCCGTTCCACCAGCACCTTCTTTCCCTCACGCAGGATGGAGCCGGTCACGGTAAACTCCTTGCCTTTGCCTGGCCGTAGATAATCGACCCGCAGATCGATGGTGCGGATGACGCTCATCCTCTTGAGCTGTTCCTCCAGCGGATGGTCTTTGATATCTTTTATGCGATGCCATGAAGCCACCGCCCCACCGATGATATCCAGCATGCAGGAGATAACCCCGCCGTATAGTATCCCCAGCCCGGGATGCCCGCAGAGATCGTCGCGCATGGGAAACCGGATGCGAACGCTGTCGTCCTCCGTGGGCTCAACGGTCATGCCCATTAGCTCATGAAAGGGATGATACCTCGTCAGCAGCGCCATGCCGCCTTTCATCTCCTGGCTCTTCTCATTGTCGAAAATAGGCAGTTTGTCGTCTTTCATTCTTTCGTTCCTCGATAGATTTTCCGACGCTTATTATACCAATTAGGGCGAATGATTATTCGCTCCTACACGTACGGGCACGGCGCGCCGTGCCCCTATCTAACAGCTATCCCCGCCGCGTGCCGCGCAGCTATCCACCCGAAGACCATCGACGGGCCTATCGTAGCGCCGGCGCCGCCGTAAGAGCGGCCCATGACGGAGGCGGCGCAGTTGCCCGTGGCGTACAGGCCGGCGACAGGAGAGCCGTCCTCGCGCAACACGCGGGCGAGCTCATCGGTGACCATGCCGCCCTTGGTGCCCAGATCGCCGGGCCATATCTCCACCGCATAGAACGGCGGCGTGTCTATGGGCCCAAAGCATCGGTTCAATTGCGAAGCCGGGTCTCCGTAGTATACATCGACCGAACTCTCTCCGCGGTGGAAATCGTCGTCTCGCCCGGTGACGGCGTAGCGGTTGCATTTAGATATTTCATCCGCCAGCCCCGCCGCGTCGATGCCACACTTACCAGCAAGCCCCTCGATTGTATCTGCAACCTTAAGATAGCCGTTTTCGATATATCTCTTCGGCGTTACGAACGGCAGCATGGGACTCAGCGGATACTTCCTGCGGTAGCGCGCGTCGACGATCATATACGCCGGGATAGCGCCGCCGGTCTCAGCGTGATTTTTCAGTTGATCGTTGCTCACATCGATATACGGGCCGGCCTCGTTGGTAAAGCGCCTTCCCCTATTATTGACGATGATTGAGCGCGGCAGCGAGCGCTCCGGTATTATCATCTGCGCCATCTCGTCCCCCGGCACCAGCGTTGTCGGCATCCACCAGGAGTCATCCATCAAATCGAGTGCTGCGCCAGCCTCAAGCCCCAGCTGAATTGCGTCGCCGCTATCGTCAAACGAGGCCACCGTCCATCGGTCCGATACGGGAGGCTTCTGATACTTCTCGCGCATAGCTTTATTACGGGCGAAACCGCCCGCTGCCAGTATCACGCCTTTTTTTACTTTGATAAGTATCGAACGTCCTTCCTTTTCCGCCTCGACGCCGCTGACGCGGCCGTTCTCGATACGCAGATGCTTCGCCGATGTGTTCAGCCACAAAGGAACCTTTCTATCCACGAGCGAAATGCGCAGGCGGCCGATGGTGGCGTTGCCCAGCGTCAGGCGCGTATCGGACGGCGTAATGAACCGCGCCGGGTTGACGAAATACGGTGCGAATATAGAGGCCGTCACCATGCGTCCCTTGAGCGAGGTGTCCATCATGCGGTGGGCATCATAGGCCGTGGCCATGATGCGGCCCATCAGCCGCGCCTGGGGATGCAGCGGGCGCATCAGTTTACGCTCCGCGCCCAGCTTCCACGCGCTGAAGGGAACGGGCTCTATGGTGCGTCCGCCTTCCCATTTAGCGCCGGCGACATCGGGGTAGTAGTCCGAGTAGCCGGGGACGACTTGAAAACGTACGCGGCTGTTCTCTTCCAGATATCGCACCATCTCGGCGCCATTCTCGACGTAGGCGCGCAGCCGCTGATCCGACACCACCCCTTTAGTGATCGACTTGAGATAGGCCAGCCCCTCGTCGGCCGAGTCTCTGACGCCGGCGCGCGGCATCAGATGATTGTTGGGAATCCAGATGGCCCCGCCGGACATGGCCGTGGAGCCGCCGTAGACCGGGCTTTTCTCGATTACGATGGCGCTGAGACCGGCATCGACCGCGGCCAGCGCCGCCGTCATCCCTCCCCCACCGGACCCGACCACCAGCACGTCTACCAGATACTCCTGCGCCTGTGCCATATCGAGCCTCCCGTTTCGTCATCCAAATGTAGGGGCGATCCTTGTGATCGCCCTATCTCGAAATCGAATTATGGGATTAAAGAGGATTATTTTTTAAATCGACCTAATACTTGAACAAATCCATGCTCAGGTAGCGCTCGCCGCGGTCGGGAAGAACAGTGACTACCTTCTCGTACTTCTTGGACATTTTCAGCGCCACGTCGACGTTGGCCCCGGCGCTGATGCCCACGAGGAGCCCGTACTTGCGGCACAGTTTTCGCGCCATATCAACGGCCTCCTTACTGCCTATGGTGACCGCCTTATCGACTTTGCTCATATCGACGATCTTGGGGATAAAGCCGTCGCCGATGCCCTGTATCTTATGCTCCTCGATTCGCACATCGCTGCCGCCGAACATCACCGATGCCTCCTCCGGTTCCACTGCGATGACCTTGACATCGGGATTGGCCTTGCGCATCACGTTCGATATGCCCATGAGCGTGCCGCCCGTGCCCACGCCCGCCACGACCGCATCGACAGGCCCTATCTGGTCCAGTATCTCCCTGCCGGTCTTCTCCTGCGCCTTCACGTTGGCCGGGTTCGAGAACTGGCGCGCGATAAAATGCTTCGGCCGTTTGGCGATCTCCTCCGCGCGCTGAATGGCCTCATGCAGGCTGCCGGCCTTGGAGGTCAGCACCAGCTCGGCCCCGAAGGCATGCATCATCTGCTTGCGCTCCTCGCTCATGTTCTCCGGCATGACCACGATCATATTGTAGCCCTTGGCCATGGCCACCATGGCCAGCGATATGCCGGTGTTGCCGCTGGAGGCCTCTACGATGGTGTATCCCTTCTTGAGCTCGCCCCTGCGCTCGGCGTCCTCGACTATACCGAGGGCGACCCGGTCCTTGATGCTGCCGCTGGGGTTCACGCTCTCCAGCTTGGCGTAGATATTCTCTATCTTCACGATAGGCGTATTACCGATGGCGTCCAGCACGCCGAAACTATTCTTTTTCATTTACCCCTTCTCCATTATGTCAATAAACTGCGGCTGATTATTTACTATCGACACTGCCGCGCGATACGACTTCTTTCACTCGCCTCTCGAACTCGGGTCGCTCCATCATCACGCGGCGGCCGCACTTTTCGCACTTGATGCCGATGTCGACGCCCGTCCGCACCACCAGCCATCGGTCCCCGCCGCACGGGTGCGCCTTGCTGAAGCGAACCACATCCCCAATATTTACCTCCACCGCTAGCCGCCCTTCAGACAGCGATTGATCTCATCGCGCATCTTCATGGCCTCAACGCGCGCCGCCTCGGCGAAATCCTTACCCTTTGACGCGAATATTATGCCGCGCGAGGAGTTGATTATAG contains:
- a CDS encoding FAD-binding protein; translation: MAQAWEYTTDILVIGSGGGGMVAALAASHLGSKALIIEKGSVYGGSTAMSGGAMWVPNNHLMKQEGLSDSSDEGLAYLKAITGGKVPEDRMRAYVENAPEVVKWLEEHSRARYRVVHGSSDFYADAAGAKSQGGRTIEPVPFNGWKLGKLRAQIRGLHPQVLVFGRIMVSLYDAHVLLDTSMRGRKAAFKNIALYALNPMRTFSKTDTRLNMGNAAIGRLRLSLAEREVPLWLNTAAKRLIVDGGRVVGVEAEREGKSITIKADKGVIIASGGYPRNAAMRDKYSRKPISDKWTVACPENAGDAVGMGIEAGAALGAMEEAWWIPTSLVPGAPLPMMILVERSLPGSMIVNKKGKRFTNEAGPFTDIVKAQYADHAKTGCSIPAYLIVDKRFRGKYPLSPMIPGYTPKKYIENGYIKVGNTIEELAGKCGIDATGLAAELRRFNEFAAKGSDLDFHKGESPADRYFGDPAAKPNPCLGAIDTPPFYAVELWPGDIGTNGGLRTDASARVLRADGSAISGLYAAGNCADAVTGNAYPGAGATIGISMVFGYIAARHAAGSK
- a CDS encoding FAD-dependent oxidoreductase is translated as MVEFLSDEWFSKVTEMYKSAGDLQMPDSLTSVTVNLTVRTSRGEVRMAMNRGIIQKGFVEGGDVDMSMPAEYAYKILVLNDWSVGMRGYIKRHIKLSGKMAKLIPLQAYKPSQPTVEFCNKIADFTDFEGQAAAAPQAKTAEVRAPKEGGGARQVQSVTASPEVKKVSGGPKLSMLMSPWKFGSIEIKNRLVMSPMTLVWANPDETPSDRQINYWAERAKNGVGLIVTEMNSVDPLHRYQPLSVGLHSDFQIEKHKRLTDAVHQYGAKIIPQLTHPGPESLAPFLEGHPCIGPSVNRSESTQQVCRELADDELPALIEMFAQAARRAREAGYDGIEVHMAHNYCLLGSFLSPLRNKREEGPYVGHTMEGRLKLSLDTIKRIREVVGRDFPMTVRISGDENIGGANGRDMTDTQRIAPMIEAAGVDCFHVSGGVISSLVDQIIAGANYKCGFNAPAAHAIKEVVSVPVMPVGCIHDPVYAEQLLQAGWCDAVVMGRPFLADPELTKKIMEDRLDDIRHCVRCLTCVDSLMKLEDVHCAVNARMGKEEEWPIDGKTANPKKITIVGAGPGGMEAARVAAARGHKVTLYDRHKRLGGALVTACTVHPDNETLLDYLMVQIKKLPIDIKLGVEVTPDMVKREQPDVLIDASGGKVVTPQIEGSDLPHVITGPMLHKMMYGEVPKDGAGKIPAWMKVGLGVGGGLMQKMITPQRIQNMTQSWLPLIGNRVVVVGADLAAIESAEFIAQRGRTVAVIDSPEVLAPEVGDKRRAEHIERLRDVGVTMHTNCEVTRITKEGVWFKPEYGDAEHMIRADTVIIAGTIDPKTELYEACKGFVPASFTVGDVSGLGLIDKAIREANEVVYGLG
- a CDS encoding glycosyltransferase; the protein is MSKRIAFLGKYYPIEGGSASATYWMARGLAKRGHDVHIIADAWEASGSYQIMNESEPAEKLPNLFIHRSEQEIPWHIPEYDEQPLALLDLTLDVIAKHNIEILDTGYLAPYGMVGHVAQRITGVKHVARHGVSDMEEFFKKGLFKALLQGAIKCADAVVTDERYAGVFRPLNGNTHVLNPYVVDAESFVLPYTGGDRKHIAAAGKVNYYWDRKGMQHICDLMHNLVDDFNCTLVHQGLGLEEIQKLLGRNTIREFNWPGFMAPWQMPSFLSGLDALFVLKKPEPHSPVSNLALEALCAGVGIITDDADFSRHYENLVSTNEDQVLLINPEEIFSTSRAITNWLTDKWVRQPAAQKVAFSDYVAARERIYEGLGETRLSNMDVYR
- a CDS encoding CAP domain-containing protein — its product is MLLLDTLVNPKRLVIEEINDRRGENNVHPLYRMELLDKIAWRHVNYMAERKTITHFGFKRRARFINKMVGNSYVGENCCKYPSKVYNRRVIKNIFDGWMRSEGHKRNILNPVYTSTGIGCVIKNGCIYIVQIFMG
- a CDS encoding thioesterase family protein, yielding MKDDKLPIFDNEKSQEMKGGMALLTRYHPFHELMGMTVEPTEDDSVRIRFPMRDDLCGHPGLGILYGGVISCMLDIIGGAVASWHRIKDIKDHPLEEQLKRMSVIRTIDLRVDYLRPGKGKEFTVTGSILREGKKVLVERMELKNEEGSLIAVGIGSFMVG
- a CDS encoding FAD-dependent oxidoreductase, whose protein sequence is MAQAQEYLVDVLVVGSGGGGMTAALAAVDAGLSAIVIEKSPVYGGSTAMSGGAIWIPNNHLMPRAGVRDSADEGLAYLKSITKGVVSDQRLRAYVENGAEMVRYLEENSRVRFQVVPGYSDYYPDVAGAKWEGGRTIEPVPFSAWKLGAERKLMRPLHPQARLMGRIMATAYDAHRMMDTSLKGRMVTASIFAPYFVNPARFITPSDTRLTLGNATIGRLRISLVDRKVPLWLNTSAKHLRIENGRVSGVEAEKEGRSILIKVKKGVILAAGGFARNKAMREKYQKPPVSDRWTVASFDDSGDAIQLGLEAGAALDLMDDSWWMPTTLVPGDEMAQMIIPERSLPRSIIVNNRGRRFTNEAGPYIDVSNDQLKNHAETGGAIPAYMIVDARYRRKYPLSPMLPFVTPKRYIENGYLKVADTIEGLAGKCGIDAAGLADEISKCNRYAVTGRDDDFHRGESSVDVYYGDPASQLNRCFGPIDTPPFYAVEIWPGDLGTKGGMVTDELARVLREDGSPVAGLYATGNCAASVMGRSYGGAGATIGPSMVFGWIAARHAAGIAVR
- a CDS encoding cysteine synthase family protein, coding for MKKNSFGVLDAIGNTPIVKIENIYAKLESVNPSGSIKDRVALGIVEDAERRGELKKGYTIVEASSGNTGISLAMVAMAKGYNMIVVMPENMSEERKQMMHAFGAELVLTSKAGSLHEAIQRAEEIAKRPKHFIARQFSNPANVKAQEKTGREILDQIGPVDAVVAGVGTGGTLMGISNVMRKANPDVKVIAVEPEEASVMFGGSDVRIEEHKIQGIGDGFIPKIVDMSKVDKAVTIGSKEAVDMARKLCRKYGLLVGISAGANVDVALKMSKKYEKVVTVLPDRGERYLSMDLFKY
- a CDS encoding DUF951 domain-containing protein — protein: MEVNIGDVVRFSKAHPCGGDRWLVVRTGVDIGIKCEKCGRRVMMERPEFERRVKEVVSRGSVDSK